A genomic stretch from Armatimonadota bacterium includes:
- a CDS encoding sugar phosphate isomerase/epimerase: protein MMNRRGFLQTAGLLAAGALGGLSARSAAAGPITRKGDSVFRVGCAAFSYRKYMTAQESPMTWDDFLNVAAEMGLDGVELTSYYFPPDVDVAYINRVKRRAFLLGLDICATSVGNRFTHPAGAERDKQIALVKAWIDHASEMGAPCMRVFAGSVPQNSSSEQAMKWVVECLEECVPLAEQRGVILALENHGGVTAGAGQIVSMIEAVKSDWVGINLDAGNFRTDDPYADIALAAPYAVTTHIKTEVRPAGQDARAVDLKKVTEILSGIGYRGYLTLEYEGQEDPKTGVPGFIRKLKDVVG, encoded by the coding sequence ATGATGAACAGGCGAGGGTTCCTCCAGACCGCCGGATTGCTTGCCGCGGGTGCCCTCGGCGGCCTGTCCGCACGGTCCGCGGCCGCCGGGCCGATCACGCGCAAGGGTGACTCTGTCTTCCGGGTCGGGTGTGCCGCGTTTTCCTACCGCAAATACATGACGGCACAGGAATCGCCGATGACGTGGGACGACTTCCTGAATGTCGCCGCGGAGATGGGCCTGGACGGGGTGGAACTTACCTCCTACTACTTTCCGCCGGACGTGGACGTTGCCTACATCAACCGCGTGAAGCGCAGGGCTTTTCTGCTCGGCTTGGATATCTGCGCCACCTCGGTCGGCAACCGGTTCACGCATCCCGCCGGCGCCGAGCGCGACAAGCAGATCGCTCTCGTGAAGGCATGGATAGACCATGCGTCCGAGATGGGCGCTCCGTGCATGCGCGTGTTCGCAGGGAGTGTGCCGCAGAACTCGTCGTCCGAGCAGGCAATGAAGTGGGTGGTCGAGTGCCTCGAGGAATGTGTTCCTCTGGCCGAGCAGCGAGGCGTGATCCTGGCGCTCGAAAACCATGGAGGAGTGACTGCCGGGGCCGGCCAGATCGTCTCGATGATCGAAGCCGTCAAGTCCGACTGGGTCGGTATCAATCTGGACGCCGGCAACTTCCGTACGGACGATCCCTATGCCGACATCGCTCTAGCTGCTCCCTATGCCGTCACAACGCATATCAAGACGGAGGTGCGACCGGCAGGGCAGGATGCCCGTGCCGTGGATCTTAAGAAGGTGACTGAGATACTGAGCGGAATCGGCTACCGCGGATATCTTACGCTGGAGTATGAGGGTCAGGAAGATCCGAAGACCGGAGTTCCGGGTTTCATTCGCAAGTTGAAGGACGTTGTCGGGTAG
- a CDS encoding sugar phosphate isomerase/epimerase — MSKEPAEGKYDHIGVMKLMKELGMKGVTLNDIWLKSATDTAYLDQIKKAAKDSGIIIAGLICEGNLSTTDDEAWNRQIEVDAEKMRAAAYLGAPLVRLNLGGLGDQAKDDTIGTERCIAAFKKLLPLAKELNVKMTIENHGGPSKKADNIIRIIKETDPKWVGSCLDFKNWPQDLILEENAKLAPYAYHVHAKAHTFGEDGEETVVPFGKVLQMLKDARYRGAVSIEFEGGGDQIEGVKKTRDLILKYWKM; from the coding sequence ATGTCGAAGGAGCCCGCCGAGGGCAAGTACGACCATATCGGCGTCATGAAGCTCATGAAGGAACTCGGCATGAAGGGCGTGACGTTGAACGACATCTGGCTGAAGTCGGCTACCGACACCGCGTATCTCGACCAGATCAAGAAGGCCGCCAAGGACAGCGGCATCATCATCGCAGGACTTATATGCGAGGGCAACCTCTCGACGACCGACGACGAAGCCTGGAACAGACAGATCGAGGTAGATGCCGAGAAGATGCGGGCGGCTGCATACCTCGGCGCGCCGTTGGTCCGGCTGAACCTGGGCGGCCTCGGCGACCAGGCGAAGGACGATACCATCGGCACGGAGAGGTGCATCGCCGCGTTCAAGAAGCTCCTTCCGCTCGCGAAGGAACTCAATGTCAAGATGACGATAGAGAACCACGGCGGGCCGTCGAAGAAGGCCGACAACATCATTCGAATCATCAAGGAGACCGATCCGAAGTGGGTCGGCTCATGCCTCGACTTCAAGAACTGGCCGCAGGATCTGATCCTCGAGGAGAACGCCAAGCTCGCTCCTTACGCCTACCATGTTCACGCCAAGGCGCATACCTTCGGCGAGGACGGCGAGGAGACGGTCGTACCGTTCGGAAAGGTTCTACAGATGCTCAAGGATGCGCGGTATAGGGGCGCGGTCTCGATTGAGTTCGAGGGCGGCGGCGACCAGATCGAGGGCGTCAAGAAGACCCGCGACCTGATTCTGAAATACTGGAAGATGTAG